DNA from Ziziphus jujuba cultivar Dongzao chromosome 2, ASM3175591v1:
TCTTCCTCCAAGTAGTGACGACGATGAAGAATATCCTCTTGATAATGAGGTGGAGATCCAGGGTAAGCAGAGGATGAATGAGATTCTGAAATATCATCAATGGTCGTTAGTGGCGATATGCTCAAATTATCAGCTGTCCTATGACCTCCTTGATTAACAAAGATATCAGCACGGGAACTTTTAGGTTGTGCAGATACACTGCTAATCCTTTCATATGGATAAGCTTTTAGATACTCCTCCTTAAGATCCATTTTACCCATGCCAGCTTGGCCAACTCCACCAGTATTTCCCACCAAACCAGTTCGCTCAAAATATTGTTCAGCATGCAAACCAGCAGTTGTATAAGTGAAGGAACTATCTGATTCTAAAACATTTGTACTACTTTCATCTCCTGAAGCTTGAACAGAGTCTGAGGCATATCTTGAACTTTCCCCATAATGCCTATGGCTTGGCTTGGTTTTAATTAAATTCTCTCTCCCTGGGTCCAATATAGCGGTACAATATTTAGTATGGTCCACGAAATTCTCAGAAGTATGATCCATCCACTCTTTAAACTCCCGTAACCAAAGGATAGAACGCTCTTTCTTCATTAGCTCAACCCTGTTCATCAAATCAACTATTTCAGCTTCATTATCAGATACAACAGCTTCCTCTCTGCTTTGGATCTCATTATCAATTGACACAGACTCTTCATCAGAATTTAGATAGGTGCTTTCTTCTTCACCCTCAATCGATGCAAGACGTGTTACTTTCTTCTGTACAGGAGTGACAAAAACAAGAGTAGCTGTGCTAGTCaatataacaaaaatgaaatgatCCATCTAAGAAAGTTTACAGAAGAACTTTTTGAGCTAGAAGCTTTGATACTCTAGTTTATCGGATATACCATTTTTCTCATGAGAGAGAaacggaaaaaataaaaataaaaaggagataGTAGATTAGAGATTTTATATTAAACTCCCAAGATCCTTCACTGCTTTAATCTGGGAAAAAGAGGGGATTGTGATTGAATCGAAAACTCCCATAGACTATATCAACCACTTACCCTTTTTCTGTGGATAGAACCCTCTCCTGTGGCATCACATTTTGCAGGAGAATAAAACCCAAAGCTGGCAGGTCGCCTCTGCCTCCTGGCAATTATAAGCTGTCTCTTCCACATTTCTCTGGTGCTGATTTCCTTATCATCCAACTTCAACTACTTAGCcatgcaacaaaaataaaaaagaatcagTGCAACAGGACTAGCAATTTATATGATGTAATTTGATATTACAGAACACAACCGCATGCATACATAACAAGAAGATTATAAGGTCTGGGaacataaatatatgaatgcttACTTTCTCTGGATGACTAAAATAGCCGAATACTTGTGGTCTATACCATCGGGCACAACATATTGGGTTTCCTTCCAACCACAAGTTTTGTAAAAATTGAAGTCCCGAAAGGAATTCTAACTCTgaaaaattggaaataatattgtAGGAAACATCAAGCCCTTCAAGTGACTTCAAATTCTCAATCCCACGAAATGTAGTTAGAGCATTGTTCCTCAAAACAAGTTTACCAATATGACAGGAGACCTGCATAGTCCAACAACATCGGTGTATAGGTCCAATCTAATTCCTAAATCAAAAGTTTATAGCAGCAGGAAACATatttaaaatgcaaataataacACCTGCGACTTGGAGATTAACTTATTAGTACTTTCCAGAATATGAGTTTATCAAGTAACTTATTAGTACTTTCCAGAATATGAGTTTATCAAGTAAATTTAACTTATACTAAATAAGCTATGTTTGACTTTAAAATCATAGGAGCATTTCATCAGACAATTTGCTTATTAGATGCTTGAAGGATAACTAAAGAAATATTGAAGCCAGCTTGGCAATGTGATTGTCAAACACTTCTTAGGAAAGAACTCAAACTTCAAGTTATTAATCATCACATTATTTCCAACCATTTTACAATTtgtggataaaaaaaatattattgctcaaataaaattaaatggacaGCGATAAGACCAACTTTCTAATATGCTATGATATTTTGGGAAATTAAAATATGtcccataaaataattatgcagATACAAGGAAATTAAGATTGACTTTTGAAGACAGAAGAATAACCAATCATACATCAATTAAGTGAGGGTGACACCAATTAAGGATGAGACAAGAGATGCTGCTACAATTAGTTTGATCATGTGGAACAAACACAAGTACATGCATCAAATTATGCCCAAAAGGAATGCTTATGTGACAGggcaataatatgaaaaaatgtTATGGACAGCTAGTCAAGTGTATTATAGGACAAGCTACGCCTACTCATCAAGTAGAACAATGTTTAACTTGAGCTAACTTGTTCGGTTGCAAAGCAGTCTTGaagccatatttttattaaattgctAACAAATACAACAACCGAATCTCGAGAGTACAAAAAGATATATTTGATGAAAGCAGTAATGATAATAAGTCAATAACCAATAAGCAAATGTAAATTTCGGACTAAAAGAAGCATAAGACACTCAAGAGCCATAAAATGACAACCATGAGCCAAAAAGTACCTCGCTAAATGATGAAATTGCTCTCAGCTGATTGAAACCAAGATCTAGGTGCTTCAACTTGACACACTTGCGAAGGTTATCAACTTTAGCAAACTTGTTTCGGCTCAGGTCAAGAGTTTCAACAGCAGGTAGTAGCTGTAAAGACTCATCCATAAGTACCAAACCATTGCATGCGCATGAAACGAATGACAACCGTTTCCATTGCGGAGAGCCCTTTATCTCTGCAATTCTACTGGCAAAAATATGCCGCAGGGCATCCTAAGGTATCAAAGATATAGACAGAAAAAATCAGAAATAACTTCCTTTATGTAACTGATAAATAAATCCTAAGGAATCAAAGATATATACGGACAATTAATGCTGCATTTAAATtgcttgaaaaaacaaaacagaaaagaaaagaaaacacccCAAATTTGAATCCAAATGGGGAAATGGCAGCTAGAGAGAAGTAATTAATTCCAATTTCACTGAGGTTGTTGTGTTATTAATTATcttcccaaaaaaacaaaaatatagcatTGTACATATTCATTTAGTCACAATTCCTTCTCCACAAACTTccattttcctttccttttcctccCTTTTCTCCGCAACCAAACATACAGCCAAAAACCACACTAAAACAaaaccaattcaaaaaaaaaaaaaaaaaaactcacagtAGAATTGTGGCAAATGATCTTCTCCAAGGTGTGCCTCAACTCGAGCAATCCCTTAGCAGCCGAGGTCGACAAATCACATCCTCTAAGCTCCAAAACCCTCAACCGCCCGAAAGGCAACAGTGACAGCGGCGTGGGGTCCCTAGCCGGAGCCTGAAGCACGGACACAACCTTAAGCGACGTAAGAAGCCTAAGGATCCTCCGGAGCTGCTCGAGCGCTCGGTGGTCGCCGAGGTCAGAAACATAGGCACGGAGATAATCAACCGGAGCTCCGGCGAGGAGACTTTCGAGCTCATTCAATGCCTCAAGCCGAGACTGTACGTAGTGGAGTCCGACGGGATTGAGCTTCAACACCAAGGTTCCCTCAATCAAAGGCCCGGCCTGTTGCTCCACGAACTTCACGAGCCTCTCGATGTACCGATCTCCGGTGACAATCGCCATCGGAAAAATACGACGACAGTGGTTACATACGGATAATCAGGGATTCCGACGAGTAAGAAATCTGCCGCATCTATGTAcatgtagagagagaaagagaggaaggggggagagagagagagatttttattttcttttagagAGAGATAGCCATGGatgaatgatgatgatgattatagatgggcaaggctttttttttttttttttgacgttTGGGGAGGGGTAAAATGCGTGCTGTAGAAGACGGTTATTTAAGAGAGACATTAATTGGGTTTTAATCATTGGGTTAGGCTCTGTTTGGCGTTTGcgaaaatatcaattttcactgttaaattatatattattattatattgaaagACTTAAATAAAGTTGGAACGTGACGTAGGCTTTAATTGTATAAGAATAGGACACCTGGCCTACGCGTTTCTGTTGTTGTTACACGTCAGCAAATCCTGGTTCCTATTGAACAGTTATATACTAATTGATGTGGCcatttaattaatgattaaaaaataataaaaattttcttttaataaattaggaaaaaaatttaaagtaaaatCTTGTTGAATCTGAAATAATTATCATCGTTATTTGGATggttttttattacaaaattaataaaataatgccaTATAGGTGACTTTTCAAATAACTGGTGAAGAAGTTGTTATATATAGCATTATTGATTTCAAAACtaaaattctaatattattcATCATCACGTACAATAAACATTTTATCTTTTGAAGATAGATGGAATAAATATcgatcatataaaaatttatataaaataattttattgatcttcaatttttatttttatttttgtaatattttaattttgaaattgatcATTCAAATTCAtgataattgtttaaaaaaaacagTACATTGGAGTTTggtaaaatcatatttaatatgaaaaatttttgCTCTAACTTTCATAAAGATGTCCCACCATTATATATGTAATCATATCGTTGATATTTCATgataacatttataaaatagcatttttttttaaagtatataaAAGCAATTAATGTCGAATTTTGAGTTAGTGTGATTGTGCGAGTGAAAGAGAAATTCGAAGTTTCATACATAGagtttcaaattcaatttaaagAGAAGGTTTCGACTTTGGTCATACAAAGTGTGCTGTCAATTTATGCGTGACAAGTGGCAATAGTCATGTACATACatgttaaattataattattgaccaatttaaattacattttcacCCCTAACAATGTTGATAAttaatctttctttcttccaCCAATTATATGCAAACGACAAACAGTTGCTCTTTTGTCTTTGATCGACGtccaaaagagaaagaataccCCCAATAAAACGACATGACGTTACTTTGATGTTgatatttgtatgtttttatttgtgaaatacataagagtaaaataaagttttgtttttgtgattATTTGGACCGCTTCCTAGAGTACCACACAAATATACACCTACTCTTTGTTGGATTCTCAAAAGTACATTAGTGGGGAACAAAGTACAGAGAGTTGGATAGAAATATTTGTTAAAGTATATAATGTTTTCATATATTCCTGTCATTATGTGAATGGTGATTTGTAGTTAAAACTTCAGTGGAAAAATTTACACTAAATAATTGCTTTTGCGTTTCTAGTTTACATAATCTGTCTTTCTATTTTCATACACCCACATCttcatttttagttttgtttcatttcttttttacaaaaaaattttgaaattttcatatgTATATTGCATGTAAAAGATAGTTAGGTATAGCTTACAAAATAGATAGGAAATCGTTGTAAATGTTTGGAATTTTATAAGTGATGCTGGactttttcttcaaaaacaaaaacaatcttgttatgtcatttaaaaaaaaaaaaaatagttggtGGAATACCCCCAttataaaacagaaaattaCATAGTGAAATATtccaatttgaaaaaatatttacttaaatgtattttgatttttaatatatgacaTTCATCTTTATGGCTGACCAATCTAACTTGACAAactctcttttattttagttcatatgtgataagaaatttaaatatcatataattaaatcatatattggtaatttataatttgttaaattaaacGATTTAATTCAATCACTGAAAAGAGATTAATGAAcacaaataaatagataaaaattgatgaagcaaccaaaatttaataaataatttgtgatatgtaattaaaaagaataggaaaaaacaaaaacaaaagttgtaattaaaaaaaaaaaaaaagagctattACCTTTTTACAACCATATctacattttgatttttaaatccttctattttatcattttggcatctaaattttaattttaaatatattgttggtctttgaaatttttataatttgatttagAAATTTTGAAGCATGTAGCTCATTTACTATAACAAGAAAAGAACGATACTAGAGATATCATCCTTAAAATTTGTATAATGTAATTTAGCAATTTTTAAGCGTGTAGCGCATTtactataataaaaataataataataatactagagaTATCATCTAGTTTACCCCAagtatacatattttattatttttgagttaatttatatctaattatatttataaatatgcaaAACCAAACAACCTCATAAAaacttttcatatatatgttaAGTGCATTGCATgctttaaaatcattaaaaattagactaaaaataatttattgactaaTAATGCACCACAACTGAATTTTAgagatgaaaatgataaaaagaaaaggttaaAGATCAAAATGGAATTATGCAAACAGTTAGTAACAAACTGCtaattagcccaaaaaaaaaaaattataggctCCAATCAGGtttaataaaacatcattcacCGCTCAaggttttcaaatttattttgtcatAAGATAAATAATCTTGTgtagtatattttatttgaaatttataacctagtcaaaaaatattatatacttaataaaatttgaatgaattgtataaatatttaatttgatcgTTTAAGTTAGTTATTTTTAAACATCAAAACATCAAAACAAATAATTGATCcaatccaattaaatttttaaatttttaattcaatccaATCGaatcaaaactaaataaataaaattagattgaataaataattttattagatcggttatatttttaaacactcctaacaaatttgaaaacttgGTCTTATTTTTAAACACTCCaaacaaatttgaaaacttggtctttaatattttatcaaatcgaaggagtttgtgaatttttttcaataaaataattatgaaaataaaaatttgccaAACCGGCCATGGCTGTACAAAGCCCGTCTCCGATATTTAAAAAAGCGGGACCCACATAAAAGAGGAGTTGTGATCCGGCGATGGATGGATAGGGGGCTTGTTTACCATTCATCTGCAATCCATTTAACGGTAATCGGTCTCTAGCTGCGGCTCTTTCTACCTGCAAACTGgtattctttcttcatttttctgcttcaattttgttcattttcactgtaaagtttgtttctttcttatattttcaattttttccatGAGTAAGTTTCATTATGGTATGTTTTACTCTCTGAGTCAGTATGCTAAAACTACTAAGTCAGCATGGAAAAATGGCTAAAATTGTTAACAGAACATTTATTCCTGATTTTGGGTCTTTCACCAGTTGCTCAAATGagttggattttattttatttttggcttttggatcgctttctttttttctttttcttttttttttaagatttttttaattaaatttttggtttcCCTGAGAAGAATATTGCAGGGATGGCCATTGTTACTCCTGGAAATATCACAAATGCCGGAATATTATGTGAAAAGGGAGTGACTTCCTCTGTGGGTATTTTGGCTCTTCCACATCTTCGAGCTAGGGCGAGAGCTTTTGATGGTTTGGTGAGAGGTGAGTTTGATTGTTGTTCATTTTCACATGCCTTTTCTTGAATTATTCCAGCTTTTGCATTTTTGGCTTTACTTAAAAAGTGGGGGTGTTTTACTTTTGTGGTTAACTTGTATACTTCTATTCTCAGAGTTCATGTACTGGTCTAGCAAATCtagtattataaatttttgaaataagtATTTCACGTATATATGACAATTTTGGAAGTTTCAAGTGTATTTCCACTTGTGTTCCCTATTTTCCATGTGCAATATGAAATACTGGGAAGTGCTTCCAATATAACCTTTCCAATGTAAATTGGTGCTATCAAAATCAAGTTCTTTGCTTGTGAAACCATTTCATTTATCTGATTATGCTTCATCTTATATCTAATTTTTCAGGAAATGCCGTATGTCAGAGCTTTTATATGAAGACAGCATTCCCTTTTCAGCCAAGAGGATCTGAAGGCATAACTTCAAAAAGGGTCATATATACCATCCCCAGAAGTAGCAATTCTTCAAACTCCAGTGACAGCAAAGATGACTCCTCGGATCAGGCCAAGGCATGTATGAGCAACTACTAACAACTGAACCCTGCAATATCTTTTTTCTATGCTGTCAGAGCTTATTGCATTTGCTTGTTCTGTCAGCTCgtcataaatttatttgtcttttATACATAGAGATTAAAGGAATGCGTGCTTACCAGAAAGAATGACTTTTTCATttgtttaccaattttaattccAAATGGCCAAGGAGTTGCTATCTCTCTTACATTTCCAATGTGCCATTGCCTGGTCTAAAcaattacttttaaatttaacaccAGAGATCATAGAAAGaactaatttatttttggtggaGGAGGTTAGGAGTACTGAAATCATTATATATGCTGGCCTTTTCTATAGGTTATTTCAGCTTTAGGATGTATATAAGATTAGACATGCTGTGTGCTTATTGAAAAACTTCTTGGTTTTTTATTCTGATAAATTCCATATCCAATATAATTCTTTGTTAAGATATTCATCACAAAGCAaaccaaaagaaagaagaggaagtGAGAAAAGAATGCAAGGTTTTCTTATTGCGAAATTATCAGCTAAACAATAATACAAAGAGAATTTCTACAGGCTAACGAGCAAAGTAAAAAACTAAACTAtccttattaaaataataattatacttaATATTATGACTCTAATATTCTTAACACTGGCTagatttaaaagtttatatgtTTATCTTCTAACGTAAGTTTCAAGAAACCTACAGAGATTGTTTTCACTTGGCAGAGaacctttctttgtttttgttttgttttatttttattagataataaaattatttaaattttcatggAGGAAGCAATATCTAGATTTCTAGTCTTGtgctctttcaaaaaaaaacgtTATCTTTACAAAATTCCTTCCTCCTGCCTTTATCTCGAATTGTATTTCCATATGGATAAGGAGCTTGCATATCCAGTATATGTTTTACCAGTTTctgattaaaaatatatcatgCATAATCtatatgattttgttttaaaGGGTTGAAGTAGCATTCCTTTTGTCCTCTACCGTACAGTCTTGCACCTACTTGCAGATTGTCATGCTGTATActgtccttttcctttttttttttttatttttttttttaattttatttttttataaatatataataagaatgACTTGGAGCAGTGAGAtataaaaggaagagaaaagggAAATTTGACACTTGAATCTTAATGAGTTATTCTTCCTTGTGAAAATATTGGAAGATGTAGGTGCAGAAACTGGAACACAAATTCTCTAGGTCTAACGCTGTTAGGAGCCAGAAGgtttatcttttaaaaagatTATCCAATATAAGTTTCTATCTTCCAACACTTGAGGAAAAGGATTAAATATTTTGCTCTATCTGGTCTATACAGGAGTGTTGGAATTCTAAATGTCAATATATCTTAGAAGTTAAGAGTTAGAAAGACAAAACTTTTCTACTTTTGAGTCCAATAAACGCGTTCACTATTTGATTTCGGTGTCACCCTAACAGCCATATCCATCTGGAGAAGAAAATAATCTGAGTGGTATACCTTTTTCGTTGATTTTACAGCAGACACCATTTGGATACTCGAGAAAAGATGTTTTATTGATTGGAGTTGGAGTAACTGTTATTGGTATTGGCTTGAAAAGTGGATTAGAGgtacctttctttttcttatcaaattattctaaattttacTTCCACTTGATACctgttcctttttctttacattCTTGCTCATTCTAACTCATTTACCAAATATGTAGTTTGAATTAGAAGATTTGGATGTATATTCTGAGAAATTGTTACATGTAATAATTATAACATATTTGATATGCATGTTTCATAATTACGTTCTTCATTTCCAGTTACATAGCTGATGTAGTATATATGCCTCCATTGATGCATTCAACTATATTATCTAATCATGTCAATTTTTCATGCTATGTTTTCTTGTTCAGTTTGCTGGAGTTGATCCCTTACAAGCAGGAAATGTAGTTCAGCTGGTATTGGTGCTAGGCTTGACTATTGGGTGGATTTCAACTTATATATTTAGAGTTTCAAATAAGGAGATGACTTATGCTCAACAACTACGTGACTATGAAAACAAAGTCATGgaggtacaatttttttttccccaactaTATTGGTCCTGAAATATGCATGCATGTATCATTGTAGAGTTGCTTCCCATTGTATATATCTCTAACACAGACTTAGGCCTCACTTTGGATTTGCAGAAGCGGTTAGAAGGTCTGTCAGAAGCAGAACTTGAAGCCTTGCTTGAACAAGTTGAGGAAGAGAAGAGACGCCTGACCAGTGGCGAACAGGTTAATTGAAGCTCACTTTCCTCAATGTTTTATAACCTAAAAAATTCAACAAGTATGAAGCTCAACTAGCACTGTATAGGTAGTGACTTTGTAAAGAACAATTATCCCAAATATGCCCtcccaaaagaaaacaaggaaaaaagaaaaataaaaaatatcagaaAAGAAGAGAACCATTCTGTTTTATTAGTCTGTCATATACTTTGCAAATGCAGAAAACTGAATTTCCCAAAGAATGGTTATTCCCATGCATAGGTTCTAGCTCACTGTAGAGGATTGCATACTTGACTCCGAAAAATATGAAATACTTTAATGAAAAAGTTTTTTAACACAGTGAAACTAGTTTTAGATGGTATGCATGTATATGTTTTGGTTGACAGGGGAGACAGAAGTTTGATTTGAAAAATAGGggcaaaaagtaaaaagaagaaaaaagtttatTGGGAGAATAATACATGATGACAGACCCATTAAGAACTGTGCTTTAGTCAATCTATTGAAACCAAAATTTCCGGGGCTTTCTCTgggatgcatttttttttaccgTTTCACAGAGTAGAGTCCCACAGAATTTGTTGCAGCTTTTGAGGAATTGCATCTCTAAGGAATTTCCTCAGTATActgtacccttttttttcattatttacccAGTACAAAACCAGAAATTTTGTGGACTTTTTGcagaaatttttttaccatggGTTTTTCTCATGGTAGTTTCCATGAAAGAAAAGTTAGAAGTTTGAACATCAATACCTAAAACTAGTCTCCTATACAACTCACATGAGGGATCAAGGGGACCTACTAAAATATGGTCTCCATGCTAGCAGATTTGGTGTTTCAGCTTTGCCAgccttaaaaccaaaaatattgataacTCTTTTGGCATTTTGTCGTCGGAAGTATGTCCAGCTTCTTACAAACATTCTGAGGTCTGGATCTTGAATGTATTCTATTTTAGGacgaaaatcaaatttattcagAATCCAACCTGCAAATTGCCAACCATTAGTTTCTCAGTCTGTTACACTCATCTGTGTTCAAGCTGCTAATGGATTTTTCGTATcctaaaacacaaaaattaagaaagaaataaaatatttaatcactagaatataaaatcattaaCATTAAAAAAGCCGTAACACTTACCTCCGCCCTCATCCCTAGCATATTAAGTACAGTTTTTAGGGAATATTTCGTCCAATAAGCATGTTTCAATGGCAAAATTGGAAAATAACCTTCCTATTTTGCTTAAATGTCTGCCAAAACATAAAATGGCTTCCATAGTAGGTGGGTTAGAAAGAAGGCAGatgt
Protein-coding regions in this window:
- the LOC107418510 gene encoding uncharacterized protein LOC107418510 isoform X2 — encoded protein: MSKFHYGMAIVTPGNITNAGILCEKGVTSSVGILALPHLRARARAFDGLVRGNAVCQSFYMKTAFPFQPRGSEGITSKRVIYTIPRSSNSSNSSDSKDDSSDQAKTPFGYSRKDVLLIGVGVTVIGIGLKSGLEFAGVDPLQAGNVVQLVLVLGLTIGWISTYIFRVSNKEMTYAQQLRDYENKVMEKRLEGLSEAELEALLEQVEEEKRRLTSGEQVN
- the LOC107418510 gene encoding uncharacterized protein LOC107418510 isoform X6, producing the protein MSKFHYGMAIVTPGNITNAGILCEKGVTSSVGILALPHLRARARAFDGLVRGNAVCQSFYMKTAFPFQPRGSEGITSKRVIYTIPRSSNSSNSSDSKDDSSDQAKQTPFGYSRKDVLLIGVGVTVIGIGLKSGLEFAGVDPLQAGNVVQLVLVLGLTIGWISTYIFRVSNKEMTYAQQLRDYENKVMEASLWICRSG
- the LOC107418510 gene encoding uncharacterized protein LOC107418510 isoform X7, which encodes MSKFHYGMAIVTPGNITNAGILCEKGVTSSVGILALPHLRARARAFDGLVRGNAVCQSFYMKTAFPFQPRGSEGITSKRVIYTIPRSSNSSNSSDSKDDSSDQAKFAGVDPLQAGNVVQLVLVLGLTIGWISTYIFRVSNKEMTYAQQLRDYENKVMEKRLEGLSEAELEALLEQVEEEKRRLTSGEQVN
- the LOC107418510 gene encoding uncharacterized protein LOC107418510 isoform X4 is translated as MRMAIVTPGNITNAGILCEKGVTSSVGILALPHLRARARAFDGLVRGNAVCQSFYMKTAFPFQPRGSEGITSKRVIYTIPRSSNSSNSSDSKDDSSDQAKQTPFGYSRKDVLLIGVGVTVIGIGLKSGLEFAGVDPLQAGNVVQLVLVLGLTIGWISTYIFRVSNKEMTYAQQLRDYENKVMEKRLEGLSEAELEALLEQVEEEKRRLTSGEQVN
- the LOC107418510 gene encoding uncharacterized protein LOC107418510 isoform X3, whose translation is MNIAGMAIVTPGNITNAGILCEKGVTSSVGILALPHLRARARAFDGLVRGNAVCQSFYMKTAFPFQPRGSEGITSKRVIYTIPRSSNSSNSSDSKDDSSDQAKQTPFGYSRKDVLLIGVGVTVIGIGLKSGLEFAGVDPLQAGNVVQLVLVLGLTIGWISTYIFRVSNKEMTYAQQLRDYENKVMEKRLEGLSEAELEALLEQVEEEKRRLTSGEQVN
- the LOC107418510 gene encoding uncharacterized protein LOC107418510 isoform X5, which gives rise to MAIVTPGNITNAGILCEKGVTSSVGILALPHLRARARAFDGLVRGNAVCQSFYMKTAFPFQPRGSEGITSKRVIYTIPRSSNSSNSSDSKDDSSDQAKQTPFGYSRKDVLLIGVGVTVIGIGLKSGLEFAGVDPLQAGNVVQLVLVLGLTIGWISTYIFRVSNKEMTYAQQLRDYENKVMEKRLEGLSEAELEALLEQVEEEKRRLTSGEQVN
- the LOC107418510 gene encoding uncharacterized protein LOC107418510 isoform X1; translation: MSKFHYGMAIVTPGNITNAGILCEKGVTSSVGILALPHLRARARAFDGLVRGNAVCQSFYMKTAFPFQPRGSEGITSKRVIYTIPRSSNSSNSSDSKDDSSDQAKQTPFGYSRKDVLLIGVGVTVIGIGLKSGLEFAGVDPLQAGNVVQLVLVLGLTIGWISTYIFRVSNKEMTYAQQLRDYENKVMEKRLEGLSEAELEALLEQVEEEKRRLTSGEQVN